One window of Brevibacillus choshinensis genomic DNA carries:
- a CDS encoding galactose ABC transporter substrate-binding protein, translating to MRKLIATTLVAAVTLSVVGCSQSSGGSQPAASGGSGGSTAAPAPATPAPAPAPAAPAGNPKIGVAIYKFDDTFMTGVRNAISKAADGKAEVDIVDSQNAQPTQNDKVDLFINKKVNALAINPVDRTAAGVLIDKAKQANIPVVFFNREPMPEDMQKWDKVYYVGAKAEESGTISGQLLVDYWKAHPEADKNKDGVLQYVMLKGEPGHQDAELRTKFSVKAIEDAGIKVEKVAEDTAMWDRVKGQEKMAAFLAASGEKIEAVLANNDDMALGAIEALKAAGYFTNGKYMPVVGVDATAPALKELESGTLLGTVLNDANNQGKATLNIAAALAKGETPNKETTGFDITDGKYVWVPYKKITKENMADAK from the coding sequence ATGAGAAAGCTCATTGCTACTACGCTGGTTGCAGCGGTAACTCTCTCAGTAGTCGGATGTTCCCAATCTTCAGGCGGTTCGCAGCCGGCAGCCTCAGGTGGAAGTGGCGGAAGTACGGCGGCACCAGCGCCAGCTACTCCAGCACCAGCACCAGCACCAGCAGCACCGGCAGGCAATCCCAAGATCGGTGTTGCGATTTACAAGTTTGACGATACCTTTATGACGGGTGTGCGTAATGCCATTTCTAAAGCCGCAGATGGCAAGGCTGAAGTGGACATCGTCGACAGCCAAAACGCACAACCCACGCAAAATGACAAGGTAGACTTGTTCATCAACAAAAAAGTAAACGCTCTCGCTATCAACCCGGTGGACCGGACAGCAGCTGGCGTCCTTATCGACAAAGCCAAGCAAGCCAATATCCCGGTCGTCTTCTTCAACCGCGAGCCGATGCCAGAGGATATGCAGAAGTGGGATAAGGTGTACTACGTGGGAGCAAAAGCGGAAGAGTCCGGCACGATTTCCGGACAGCTGCTCGTCGACTACTGGAAAGCCCATCCCGAAGCGGACAAAAATAAGGACGGTGTGTTGCAGTACGTCATGCTCAAAGGCGAGCCTGGACATCAGGACGCAGAGCTACGCACGAAATTCTCCGTCAAAGCCATTGAAGACGCAGGCATCAAGGTGGAAAAAGTGGCCGAAGATACAGCCATGTGGGATCGCGTAAAAGGTCAGGAGAAGATGGCGGCATTCCTGGCTGCTTCGGGTGAAAAGATCGAAGCTGTGCTGGCTAACAACGACGATATGGCCCTCGGCGCAATCGAGGCATTGAAGGCTGCTGGTTACTTTACGAACGGCAAATATATGCCAGTCGTCGGGGTAGACGCAACAGCGCCAGCTCTCAAAGAACTGGAGTCCGGCACGCTGCTCGGTACTGTGCTCAACGACGCGAACAACCAAGGGAAGGCTACGCTGAACATCGCGGCAGCTCTGGCCAAAGGAGAAACGCCGAACAAGGAAACGACCGGCTTTGACATCACAGATGGCAAATACGTCTGGGTACCTTACAAAAAAATCACGAAAGAAAACATGGCAGACGCGAAATAA
- a CDS encoding substrate-binding domain-containing protein → MGTINQYALYTLLVMVAVTTFYSCESRMDEPHPDKKKTVALIVRMKHGDYWRTVKLGAEMAAKEYDLNLNFYAPDYEEDSQSQMELVRQATLDGYDALVVAPSDDRVLQEAIGLTKSRVPIITLDAEGQLPEVNSYIGTDNYDMGKKACEKMIQLIGKKGHIALVGTGRSSANAMSREKGVRDVIAQDKQVELVPVDYVQLDKKLIGELTRELIRHNPGVKGIIALDASTSIGVAEEVEKMGLQSSIKIVAIDSPPEVLEYLQEGGISATIIQKPFSMGYLGVKYALDASEGKQVPGRVDTGTKVIDRENMFWSENQKLLFPFVK, encoded by the coding sequence ATGGGGACAATCAATCAATATGCACTGTACACGTTGTTGGTAATGGTAGCGGTAACGACGTTTTATTCCTGTGAATCACGGATGGACGAGCCCCACCCGGACAAGAAGAAAACGGTGGCGCTGATCGTGCGCATGAAGCATGGCGACTACTGGCGGACGGTAAAGCTAGGGGCAGAAATGGCGGCCAAGGAATACGACCTCAATCTCAATTTTTACGCCCCTGATTACGAGGAGGACTCCCAGAGCCAGATGGAGCTGGTACGGCAGGCTACGCTCGATGGCTATGATGCTCTGGTTGTGGCTCCGAGCGACGATCGGGTGCTGCAAGAGGCGATCGGTCTGACCAAGTCTCGTGTGCCGATCATCACGCTGGATGCGGAAGGGCAGCTGCCAGAGGTGAACAGCTACATTGGTACGGACAATTACGACATGGGCAAAAAAGCGTGTGAAAAAATGATCCAGCTGATCGGAAAAAAGGGCCACATTGCTTTGGTCGGTACAGGCAGGAGTTCGGCGAATGCCATGAGCCGGGAAAAGGGCGTGCGTGATGTCATCGCACAAGACAAGCAGGTGGAGTTGGTGCCGGTCGACTACGTCCAGCTGGACAAAAAGCTAATCGGCGAGCTGACGCGCGAATTGATTCGCCATAATCCGGGAGTAAAAGGAATCATTGCACTGGATGCGAGCACTTCTATTGGCGTGGCGGAAGAAGTGGAGAAAATGGGCTTGCAGTCGAGTATTAAAATCGTGGCGATCGACAGTCCGCCTGAGGTACTGGAGTATTTGCAGGAAGGGGGAATCTCGGCGACGATCATCCAGAAGCCATTTTCGATGGGGTACCTCGGAGTCAAATACGCGCTGGATGCCAGTGAAGGCAAACAGGTGCCAGGGCGTGTGGATACAGGAACCAAAGTGATCGACCGCGAGAACATGTTTTGGTCGGAAAATCAAAAGCTACTGTTTCCCTTTGTGAAATAA
- a CDS encoding cache domain-containing sensor histidine kinase, which translates to MKKLLFGVVDAIKAKSIQFIITTSFTLVTVLVVLFVGVMLYSKFSETAEQNAYLNTQQILEQVKYNLDSYLNGTTQIFELVDDKIRRSQGVSSEKLNEQLEAIVETRKDIVSIAVFSRKGELLMGTPAKPMRKNSKLTEQSWFQSAIDDPNNLSFSLPHIQNLFKGEYTWVVSMSRGITIKGAEEDIPAVLLVDVNFKEIDDLCQRVGLGKKGYVYIIDLVGNIVYHPQQQLIFVGLKNENRSLPLKYSYGSYVDDAEGDKRLITIKTVDQLGWKIIGVSYMDEIVTTKNEISRFIFWLLIFVIVIVLFVLSYISAKISRPIKMLERSMERVEQGDFTVNEPIRGSQEVEQLSLRFQLMMEKVRELMNQIILEQEAKRKSELEVLQAQIHPHFLYNTLNSVVRMVGIGKNEDVITTITSLSKLFRISLSRGKSIITVQEELEHVRHYLIIQKMRYKQKFEYEIEAQDEVLTCKTLKLLLQPIVENAIYHGIEHMADPGFIRISASMCEGKVLFQVRDNGLGMSPHVREQVLEGSYKSEGGSGVGIHNVHERIRLSFGEGYGLNIESELEVGTVVKVWIPCQHDEGQEG; encoded by the coding sequence ATGAAAAAGCTCCTGTTTGGCGTTGTGGACGCGATCAAGGCCAAGAGCATTCAGTTTATCATCACAACGTCATTTACTCTCGTTACCGTACTCGTCGTGCTGTTCGTTGGGGTGATGCTGTACAGCAAATTTTCCGAGACGGCCGAACAAAATGCTTACCTGAATACGCAGCAAATTCTCGAACAGGTCAAATACAATCTGGACAGCTACCTGAACGGGACGACGCAAATTTTTGAACTGGTGGACGACAAGATCAGGCGAAGCCAGGGTGTTTCTTCGGAGAAGCTGAACGAACAGCTGGAAGCGATCGTGGAGACGAGAAAGGACATTGTCTCGATTGCCGTTTTTAGCAGAAAAGGAGAGCTACTGATGGGCACTCCTGCCAAACCGATGCGTAAAAACAGCAAGCTGACGGAGCAAAGCTGGTTTCAATCGGCGATTGATGACCCGAACAACCTGTCCTTCTCTTTGCCACATATTCAAAATCTGTTCAAAGGCGAGTACACCTGGGTCGTGTCCATGAGTCGGGGAATCACGATCAAGGGAGCAGAAGAAGACATTCCGGCAGTTCTTTTGGTGGATGTGAATTTCAAGGAGATCGACGACCTGTGCCAGAGAGTCGGACTCGGGAAAAAGGGATACGTCTACATCATCGACCTGGTAGGAAATATCGTCTACCATCCACAGCAGCAGCTCATTTTCGTCGGGCTAAAAAACGAGAATCGTTCCTTGCCATTGAAATATTCGTACGGCAGCTACGTGGATGATGCAGAAGGAGATAAACGTCTGATCACGATCAAGACCGTCGATCAGCTGGGCTGGAAGATTATCGGTGTCTCCTACATGGATGAGATCGTCACGACCAAAAACGAAATCAGTCGCTTTATTTTCTGGCTGCTGATCTTTGTGATTGTCATCGTGTTGTTCGTTCTCTCCTACATCTCAGCGAAAATCTCCAGGCCGATCAAAATGCTGGAGAGGTCGATGGAACGGGTAGAGCAAGGAGATTTCACCGTCAACGAGCCAATTCGGGGGAGCCAAGAAGTGGAGCAGCTGTCCTTGCGCTTTCAGCTGATGATGGAAAAGGTCAGGGAGCTGATGAACCAGATCATCCTGGAGCAGGAGGCCAAGCGAAAGAGCGAGCTGGAAGTCCTGCAGGCGCAGATCCACCCGCATTTTCTCTACAATACCTTAAACTCTGTCGTACGTATGGTCGGCATCGGGAAGAATGAGGATGTGATTACGACGATTACGTCTCTGTCCAAGCTTTTTCGGATCAGTCTGAGCAGAGGAAAGAGCATCATCACCGTGCAAGAAGAGCTGGAGCACGTCCGCCATTATCTGATCATTCAAAAAATGAGGTACAAGCAAAAGTTTGAATACGAGATCGAGGCGCAGGACGAAGTGCTTACCTGCAAAACGTTGAAGCTGCTGCTGCAGCCGATTGTGGAGAACGCGATCTATCACGGGATCGAGCACATGGCAGACCCAGGATTCATTCGTATTTCCGCATCCATGTGCGAGGGGAAGGTTCTCTTTCAGGTAAGAGACAATGGACTGGGGATGTCACCTCATGTGCGTGAGCAGGTGCTGGAAGGCTCCTATAAAAGCGAGGGCGGATCGGGAGTGGGCATTCATAACGTTCACGAGCGAATCCGGTTGTCCTTTGGAGAAGGGTATGGACTCAATATTGAGAGCGAGCTGGAGGTAGGGACTGTGGTCAAAGTGTGGATACCCTGCCAGCACGACGAAGGACAAGAGGGCTGA
- a CDS encoding response regulator, giving the protein MYKLILVDDEEDVREGVSQEIDWHGYGFEVLAKAENGKEALDLVERLRPDVVVTDIKMPFMDGLQLAEAVRRQFPATRIIILTGFDEFEYAQKAVKLHIDEYVLKPFSAVELIDVLIKVKNRMDEEAAHRENNQLLRESYRKSLPVLREVFLSSLLTRQLRREDILAKATEYGVQLLGSEYLVSVMCLDQKKKDEQQILLFAVKNIAEEQVQLGNYAGIVFLHNDLVVLLLRKEADDQERLEHQMQMIAEEIRRTVEKYLSVTVTVGVGTVIRDVTQLPYSYEDAGLALDYKGILGNNRLIFIDDVEKQPRESVRFDERKEHELVRCIKMGTLPELHAVVDELFSDVAEGNVSIHDYRIYLLEIMTTILKTAQRAELDMDQMFGAQSRLLAEITSFNSVQEAKNRVNGICEKIMSSIASGRHHTYKRLVDQAIEYTHRHYQSPDISIHKVCADLHISPGYFSSIFKRETKTTFVTYLLQLRMEKAKELLRTTDLKTFEIAEQVGYTDANYFSFCFRKHVGQSAKEYRNNSGKEEYR; this is encoded by the coding sequence ATGTACAAATTAATCTTGGTAGATGACGAAGAAGACGTGAGAGAAGGGGTCAGTCAGGAGATCGACTGGCACGGATATGGCTTTGAGGTGCTGGCAAAGGCCGAGAACGGCAAAGAGGCATTGGATCTGGTGGAACGCCTGCGACCGGATGTGGTCGTCACTGATATCAAGATGCCGTTCATGGATGGCCTGCAGCTGGCAGAAGCGGTCCGCAGACAGTTTCCCGCGACCCGGATCATCATTCTCACGGGCTTTGATGAGTTTGAATATGCGCAAAAGGCAGTCAAGCTCCACATTGATGAATACGTGCTCAAACCGTTTTCCGCCGTCGAGCTGATCGACGTGCTGATCAAGGTGAAGAACCGGATGGACGAAGAAGCTGCCCATCGGGAAAATAATCAATTGCTTCGAGAGAGCTATCGAAAAAGCTTGCCGGTATTACGGGAAGTTTTTTTGTCCTCCCTTTTGACCCGTCAGCTGCGGAGAGAGGATATCCTGGCCAAAGCGACTGAGTACGGTGTCCAGCTTCTCGGAAGCGAATATCTCGTTTCCGTCATGTGCCTGGATCAAAAGAAAAAGGACGAACAGCAGATTCTCTTATTCGCGGTGAAAAACATCGCGGAGGAACAGGTACAGCTCGGCAACTATGCAGGGATTGTTTTTTTGCACAACGATCTGGTCGTACTGCTGCTGCGAAAGGAAGCGGACGATCAGGAGAGGCTGGAGCATCAGATGCAGATGATCGCTGAGGAAATACGGCGCACCGTCGAAAAGTATTTGAGTGTGACTGTGACGGTGGGTGTCGGCACCGTAATCCGTGATGTGACACAGCTGCCCTATTCCTATGAAGATGCGGGATTGGCACTCGATTACAAAGGAATCCTCGGGAACAACCGGCTCATTTTCATCGATGACGTCGAGAAACAGCCGCGGGAGAGCGTACGATTTGACGAGCGAAAAGAGCACGAGCTTGTCCGCTGCATCAAAATGGGGACACTGCCCGAGCTGCACGCAGTAGTCGACGAGCTGTTTTCCGACGTGGCCGAAGGGAATGTCTCCATCCACGATTACCGCATCTATTTGCTGGAGATCATGACGACGATCTTGAAGACCGCCCAGCGAGCCGAGCTGGACATGGATCAGATGTTTGGCGCGCAGTCCCGTTTGCTCGCAGAGATCACTTCCTTCAACAGTGTGCAGGAGGCCAAAAATCGGGTCAACGGCATTTGCGAGAAGATCATGAGTAGTATCGCGAGCGGGCGCCACCATACCTACAAACGACTCGTCGACCAGGCGATTGAATACACCCACCGTCATTACCAGTCACCAGACATCTCTATTCACAAGGTGTGCGCCGACCTGCACATCAGTCCCGGCTATTTCAGCAGTATTTTTAAAAGAGAAACCAAGACGACCTTTGTGACCTACCTCTTGCAGCTGCGCATGGAAAAGGCGAAAGAGCTCCTGCGAACTACGGATCTAAAAACCTTCGAGATCGCCGAGCAGGTAGGCTATACAGACGCCAACTACTTCAGCTTTTGCTTTCGCAAGCACGTAGGACAGTCAGCAAAAGAGTACCGCAACAACAGCGGCAAAGAGGAGTACCGATGA
- a CDS encoding tetratricopeptide repeat protein codes for MNATIDQIIGLRKEGKLDEAIQLALELVAQEPSDPIAHYQCAWCHDSAGLEREAVSYYEKAIQLGLKPENDLSGALLGLGSTYRTLGQYEQAADTFVKGMQQFPGDRSFPVFLSMAYYNLGKHHEAMTLLLQNLVETSSDPSISAYQKAILFYANDLDKTW; via the coding sequence ATGAACGCTACGATCGATCAAATCATCGGGCTACGAAAAGAAGGAAAACTGGACGAAGCCATTCAGCTTGCTCTGGAACTCGTCGCCCAAGAACCTTCTGACCCCATCGCCCACTATCAATGCGCCTGGTGCCATGATTCCGCAGGACTGGAGAGGGAGGCCGTTTCTTACTACGAAAAAGCGATCCAGCTAGGGCTCAAGCCAGAGAACGATCTGTCTGGGGCTTTGCTGGGGCTGGGGAGCACGTACCGCACGCTGGGACAATACGAGCAGGCAGCGGATACCTTCGTCAAAGGCATGCAGCAGTTTCCCGGAGACCGATCCTTCCCCGTTTTCCTTTCGATGGCCTACTACAACCTCGGCAAACATCACGAGGCCATGACGCTGTTGCTGCAAAATCTAGTGGAGACGAGCAGCGATCCGAGTATTTCGGCTTACCAAAAAGCCATTTTGTTTTACGCAAACGATCTCGACAAGACGTGGTAA
- the pcrB gene encoding heptaprenylglyceryl phosphate synthase yields the protein MIDYRGWRHTFKLDPDKSIDDEELEAICESGTDGIIVGGTYGVTFDNTLDLMSRIRRYAVPAVLEISSLDAVVPGFDSYLIPLVINAGDPAWIFSPHVSGLKEYGSYIHWDDILTEGYLIANPDAGVAQLTKAHAIENAAEAKAYAQVATKICRLPIVYMEYSGAYGDPEIVRACRAGAEGAHLFYGGGIRTPEQAAEMADIADTVVVGNVIYDDLQAALSTVKAVKG from the coding sequence TTGATTGACTATCGTGGCTGGCGCCATACCTTTAAACTTGATCCGGACAAATCCATTGACGATGAAGAACTGGAAGCGATCTGCGAATCAGGGACAGACGGTATTATCGTCGGGGGCACGTACGGTGTCACCTTTGACAATACGCTTGATCTGATGTCGCGCATTCGCCGTTACGCCGTACCAGCTGTACTGGAAATTTCTTCGCTGGATGCGGTCGTACCGGGCTTTGATTCGTATTTGATTCCACTCGTCATCAATGCAGGAGATCCGGCGTGGATCTTTTCCCCGCATGTATCGGGCCTCAAAGAGTACGGCTCCTACATTCATTGGGACGATATTCTAACAGAAGGCTACCTGATCGCCAATCCAGATGCGGGTGTCGCTCAGTTGACCAAGGCACATGCTATCGAGAATGCTGCAGAAGCCAAAGCCTACGCGCAGGTGGCGACCAAAATCTGTCGACTCCCTATCGTTTACATGGAGTACAGCGGAGCTTACGGTGATCCCGAGATTGTTCGGGCTTGCCGAGCAGGCGCAGAGGGGGCACACCTCTTTTACGGTGGCGGCATCCGAACACCAGAGCAGGCAGCTGAAATGGCGGACATTGCTGATACGGTCGTCGTGGGCAATGTCATCTACGATGATTTGCAAGCAGCCTTGAGCACGGTAAAGGCTGTGAAAGGGTAA
- a CDS encoding YerC/YecD family TrpR-related protein: MQLEKLKGKGIEQLFEAVLSLETMEECYQFFDDLCTVNEMQSLAQRLEVARMLRKGFTYNQIEAETGASTATISRVKRCLNYGNDGYQMALERIGK, from the coding sequence ATGCAACTGGAAAAACTAAAGGGCAAGGGAATTGAGCAACTGTTCGAAGCGGTTCTTTCCTTGGAAACCATGGAAGAATGCTATCAATTTTTTGACGATCTTTGCACGGTAAACGAGATGCAGTCGCTCGCGCAGCGTCTGGAAGTAGCGCGCATGCTGCGAAAAGGGTTTACCTACAACCAGATTGAGGCCGAGACGGGAGCTAGTACGGCTACGATTTCCCGTGTGAAGCGCTGCTTGAACTACGGCAATGACGGTTATCAAATGGCGCTGGAGCGGATCGGCAAATAG
- a CDS encoding DUF3048 domain-containing protein produces MQRRIQSSLMLLSLLLLTACTGQPVETQPKPAPEPPAPIVQTPSPVEPTKYPYKAPLTGLGSQERLDSKRPIMVMINNAPPARPQSGISKADMIYEVLAEGEMTRLLSIFQSQEPDIIGPVRSIRPYFIQIGIGFDAVLVHAGGSQEALTTLARSDYSHLDEIPNGRYFWRENFRKAPHNLYTKPELLKQAMQDKNMRTTSEVPHFTFLPEDAVITEGEPATKVDLTFHSLNKAGFVYDEKEKKYMRFTAGKPHVDLSDNKQLSTTNLLVIATKHRVLDSEGRRQVDVVGPGDGYLFQQGKARKIKWKRSNGVIRAYSDAALTEEMPLLLGNTWIEILPTSPGLAQELKFQ; encoded by the coding sequence ATGCAACGACGCATTCAATCGTCTCTCATGCTGCTATCCTTGCTGCTACTAACGGCTTGTACCGGCCAACCTGTCGAGACACAGCCCAAGCCAGCCCCGGAGCCGCCCGCTCCGATCGTACAAACGCCTTCGCCTGTAGAGCCAACGAAGTATCCGTATAAGGCACCTTTGACTGGTCTCGGAAGCCAGGAACGACTGGACAGCAAACGCCCCATTATGGTGATGATCAACAATGCTCCGCCTGCTCGACCGCAATCAGGGATCAGCAAAGCGGATATGATTTATGAAGTGCTGGCGGAAGGGGAGATGACCCGCTTGCTCTCCATTTTCCAAAGCCAGGAGCCCGACATTATCGGTCCCGTACGGAGCATACGTCCCTATTTTATCCAAATTGGGATCGGATTCGACGCGGTCCTCGTGCATGCAGGCGGAAGTCAGGAGGCACTTACGACTTTAGCCCGCTCTGATTACAGCCACCTCGATGAAATTCCCAATGGCCGCTATTTCTGGCGGGAGAACTTCCGCAAAGCGCCACATAACCTGTACACCAAGCCAGAGCTCCTAAAACAAGCCATGCAGGATAAAAATATGAGGACGACTTCGGAGGTTCCACATTTTACATTCCTCCCAGAAGATGCCGTCATCACAGAAGGAGAACCTGCGACCAAGGTCGACCTCACTTTCCACTCGCTGAACAAAGCTGGCTTTGTCTATGATGAAAAGGAAAAGAAATACATGCGTTTTACGGCTGGCAAACCTCACGTGGATCTCAGTGACAACAAGCAGCTCTCTACGACGAATCTGCTGGTGATTGCTACCAAACATCGCGTGCTGGATAGCGAAGGGCGACGTCAAGTGGATGTCGTCGGTCCTGGCGATGGCTATTTGTTTCAGCAAGGAAAAGCCCGCAAAATCAAGTGGAAGCGCAGTAACGGCGTCATTCGCGCTTATTCGGATGCAGCACTTACAGAAGAGATGCCGCTCTTGCTAGGAAATACGTGGATAGAGATCCTCCCTACCTCCCCCGGTTTGGCACAGGAGCTGAAGTTTCAGTAG
- a CDS encoding response regulator transcription factor produces MNTPYLVYLVDDETNLLDLLQSYLQSAGLQVKAFSSGNDVLPYLDEEQQPHLWILDIMMPDIDGYELLRLIREKSNVPIIFISARDQDVDKIIGLELGSDDYLAKPFLPRELVIRAKKLLQRTYEKPGTAPVQAQTFQDWVNVGPYMISEKGRQVKEGDELIDLTTKEFELIVYLMHNQGLALNREQILTSIWGEDYIGSDRAVDDLVKRIRKKMPKFPLETVYGFGYRMTRMSTTHQ; encoded by the coding sequence ATGAATACCCCTTACCTCGTCTATCTGGTGGACGATGAAACGAACCTTTTAGATTTGTTGCAATCATACCTGCAAAGCGCAGGCTTACAGGTGAAGGCATTTTCCAGTGGAAATGACGTACTGCCCTACCTCGACGAGGAGCAGCAGCCTCATCTCTGGATTCTGGACATCATGATGCCAGACATTGACGGCTACGAGCTGTTGCGGCTCATCCGCGAGAAGTCCAATGTGCCGATCATCTTCATCTCGGCACGCGATCAGGACGTGGATAAAATCATCGGGCTCGAACTGGGCAGCGACGATTATTTGGCGAAGCCATTTCTCCCGCGAGAATTGGTCATCCGCGCAAAAAAACTACTTCAGCGCACCTATGAAAAACCAGGTACAGCACCCGTCCAGGCTCAAACCTTTCAGGATTGGGTAAATGTGGGTCCTTATATGATCTCAGAAAAAGGGCGACAAGTAAAAGAAGGAGACGAGCTGATCGATCTGACTACCAAGGAATTCGAGCTGATTGTCTACCTCATGCACAATCAGGGACTGGCATTAAATCGGGAGCAAATCCTTACCTCCATCTGGGGAGAGGATTATATCGGCTCGGACAGGGCAGTAGATGATCTCGTCAAACGAATTCGCAAAAAAATGCCGAAATTTCCGTTGGAGACAGTCTACGGATTTGGCTACCGGATGACGCGTATGTCAACTACTCACCAATAA
- a CDS encoding RNA-guided endonuclease InsQ/TnpB family protein: MQVTITAKVKIKPTTEQATLLQDTLYAYRHGCNFASALVFETRQLVQTTLHRLTYKSLRGQFRLRSQMAQSVLKTVIARYRSLKSNSHDWTKVRFKKPEYDLVWNRDYSLTKGLFSINTLEGRVKVPFETKGMEPYFDGSWVYGTAKLVYKYGKFFLHIPMTKEIEPACEEHINQVVGIDVGINFVAVSYDSQGKSLFFTGKTIKNKRSHYKYLRKQLQQKGTASARRRIKRIGQRENRWMSDVNHQVSKALVNRYGPRTLFVIEDLKGVRVATERVRVKDRYETVSWSFHQLRQMLAYKAVLHGAKVMAVDPRYTSQACPKCGHTEKANRNKRTHTFCCCACQYQSNDDRIGAMNLQRIGMEYIVEVTTSV, encoded by the coding sequence ATGCAAGTGACCATTACAGCAAAAGTGAAAATCAAACCAACAACCGAACAAGCAACCCTGTTACAAGATACCCTGTACGCTTACCGACACGGCTGTAACTTTGCCTCTGCTCTCGTTTTTGAAACAAGACAGTTGGTACAAACTACGTTACATAGATTGACCTACAAATCGTTGAGAGGGCAATTCCGGTTACGATCTCAAATGGCCCAGTCTGTTTTGAAAACGGTGATTGCCCGTTACCGGTCTTTAAAAAGCAATAGCCACGATTGGACGAAAGTGCGCTTCAAGAAGCCAGAATATGACCTTGTTTGGAATCGGGACTACTCGCTTACAAAAGGCTTATTCTCGATCAACACATTGGAAGGTCGTGTTAAAGTACCGTTCGAGACAAAAGGAATGGAGCCATATTTTGATGGTTCTTGGGTCTACGGAACAGCCAAACTGGTCTATAAGTACGGCAAATTCTTTTTGCACATTCCGATGACCAAAGAGATCGAACCTGCTTGCGAAGAGCACATCAATCAAGTTGTCGGAATTGATGTTGGCATCAACTTTGTTGCGGTTAGTTATGACTCTCAAGGCAAATCGCTATTCTTTACTGGCAAAACGATTAAGAACAAACGCTCTCATTACAAATATCTTCGCAAGCAACTTCAACAAAAAGGTACTGCTTCTGCTCGCAGAAGAATAAAGAGAATCGGACAACGAGAAAACCGTTGGATGTCTGATGTAAACCATCAAGTATCAAAGGCACTCGTTAATCGATATGGACCACGTACTCTTTTTGTTATCGAAGATCTGAAGGGCGTTCGTGTTGCTACCGAACGAGTAAGAGTAAAAGATCGGTATGAAACCGTCTCCTGGTCGTTCCATCAATTGCGTCAAATGCTTGCGTACAAAGCAGTTTTACATGGTGCAAAAGTGATGGCGGTGGATCCGCGCTACACTTCTCAGGCGTGTCCGAAGTGTGGACATACCGAGAAAGCGAATCGTAACAAGAGGACACATACATTCTGTTGTTGTGCCTGTCAGTACCAGTCGAACGATGATCGCATTGGCGCCATGAATCTTCAACGAATAGGAATGGAGTACATCGTTGAAGTGACAACTTCGGTATAA